A section of the Bacteroidales bacterium genome encodes:
- a CDS encoding galactose-1-epimerase, whose amino-acid sequence FGPHKGRVLEMFSDLPGFILYTGNFLNSDKPGKSGDFYKPYDGICLEAQYYPDTPNHEKFPSCLIAPEVPYRHSVIYRFLTVPKG is encoded by the coding sequence TTTTGGCCCACACAAGGGCAGAGTACTTGAAATGTTTTCTGATTTGCCTGGATTCATTCTATATACAGGGAATTTTCTAAATTCAGACAAACCTGGAAAGAGCGGCGATTTTTATAAACCTTATGATGGTATATGTTTAGAGGCACAATATTATCCTGATACACCTAATCATGAAAAATTCCCTTCATGTCTAATTGCTCCGGAAGTTCCTTATCGTCACTCTGTTATATATCGTTTTTTAACTGTTCCAAAGGGATAG